A genomic segment from Pistricoccus aurantiacus encodes:
- a CDS encoding OmpW/AlkL family protein has protein sequence MRKFSPAIALAIATAIGASFASSQALAYGAGDFFTRIGVAKVQPKSDNGTLDTALGSLDVDVEDDTGFAFTLGYRFTDKLGIELLAAQRFEHDIRLNGDNIASTKHLPPTLTLQFYPLGGTNAKVQPYIGAGVNYTHFSDEETDIDGVSLDLDDSWGAAGQLGVDLLISEHWSLNAAAWYLDIDSDAEVGGSNAGEVEIDPVVVMAGIGFRF, from the coding sequence ATGCGTAAGTTCTCCCCAGCTATCGCCCTTGCCATCGCTACCGCCATTGGCGCATCTTTCGCGAGTTCCCAGGCCCTGGCCTATGGCGCCGGCGATTTCTTTACCCGTATCGGTGTCGCCAAGGTTCAGCCCAAGAGCGACAATGGCACCTTGGATACCGCCTTGGGTTCTCTAGACGTGGACGTGGAAGACGATACCGGCTTCGCGTTCACCCTGGGCTATCGCTTTACCGACAAGCTGGGAATCGAGCTGCTGGCCGCCCAGCGCTTCGAGCACGACATTCGCCTCAACGGCGATAATATTGCTTCCACCAAGCACCTGCCGCCAACGCTGACCCTGCAGTTCTATCCGCTGGGAGGCACCAACGCCAAGGTACAGCCTTATATCGGCGCCGGCGTCAACTATACGCATTTCTCCGACGAAGAGACGGATATCGACGGTGTCAGCCTGGATCTTGACGACTCCTGGGGTGCGGCGGGACAGCTCGGCGTGGATCTGTTGATCAGCGAGCACTGGTCGCTGAACGCCGCCGCCTGGTACCTGGATATCGATAGCGATGCGGAAGTCGGCGGTAGTAATGCCGGCGAGGTGGAAATCGATCCGGTGGTGGTGATGGCAGGCATTGGCTTCCGTTTCTGA
- a CDS encoding ATP-dependent zinc protease family protein: MKSLPYQAKAVVGRREMASLPELELILCCKIDTGARTSALHAEDIIPFEQDAQRWVSFVTQDVQESAERRYQLKLHDYRQVTSSNGQTEWRYVIRTPLTLGELTFPVELTLTDRGSMRHPLLLGRRAMRRLLVAPGAAFLQGDP, encoded by the coding sequence ATGAAGTCATTACCCTATCAAGCCAAGGCGGTGGTCGGTCGTCGCGAGATGGCCAGCCTGCCGGAACTGGAGTTGATCCTGTGTTGCAAGATCGACACCGGCGCCAGAACCTCGGCGCTGCACGCGGAGGACATCATACCTTTCGAGCAGGACGCCCAGCGCTGGGTCAGTTTCGTGACCCAGGACGTTCAGGAAAGCGCCGAACGACGCTATCAACTAAAACTGCATGATTATCGACAGGTCACCAGTTCCAACGGCCAGACGGAATGGCGCTACGTGATTCGCACTCCCCTGACCCTGGGGGAATTGACCTTCCCGGTGGAACTGACCTTGACGGATCGCGGCAGCATGCGCCATCCCTTGTTACTAGGAAGACGGGCCATGCGCCGACTGCTGGTGGCACCGGGTGCGGCTTTCCTGCAAGGCGACCCCTGA
- a CDS encoding amino acid ABC transporter substrate-binding protein yields MTRFLFHALLALGLSVGSVAQAQDVLKVGMSGSYFPFTFVQQDKLQGFEVDVMEALAGQMDMEVEFVTANFSGLFGMLESGRIDTIANQITITPEREAKYQFSEPYVYDGAQVVTQRGNDEVSGIEDLRGKTVAVNLGSNYEQLLRELPYADQIDIRTYESNIEQDTALGRVDAFVMDRVSASQIIKEKPLPLRLAGKPFSELRNAYPFRDTEEAGALRQRLDEALKKLREEGTLREISERWFGTDITQP; encoded by the coding sequence ATGACACGCTTTTTATTTCATGCGCTGCTGGCATTGGGATTGTCCGTCGGCTCGGTTGCGCAAGCACAGGACGTCCTCAAGGTGGGCATGTCCGGAAGCTATTTTCCGTTTACCTTCGTCCAGCAGGACAAGCTGCAGGGCTTCGAGGTGGATGTGATGGAAGCGCTCGCGGGGCAGATGGACATGGAGGTGGAATTCGTCACCGCCAACTTTTCAGGCCTGTTCGGCATGCTGGAGTCCGGGCGAATCGACACCATTGCCAATCAGATCACCATCACGCCGGAGCGAGAGGCCAAGTATCAGTTCAGCGAGCCCTACGTCTATGACGGCGCTCAGGTGGTGACTCAGCGAGGCAACGACGAGGTTTCCGGCATCGAGGATCTGCGCGGCAAGACCGTTGCGGTCAACCTGGGCTCCAACTACGAGCAGTTGCTGCGCGAGCTGCCCTATGCTGACCAGATCGATATCCGCACTTACGAGAGCAATATCGAGCAGGATACCGCCTTGGGGCGGGTGGATGCCTTCGTCATGGATCGGGTCAGCGCAAGTCAGATCATCAAGGAGAAGCCGCTGCCGCTGCGGCTGGCGGGAAAACCGTTTTCCGAGTTGCGCAACGCCTATCCGTTTCGCGATACCGAGGAGGCGGGCGCCTTGCGTCAGCGCCTCGACGAAGCGCTGAAAAAGCTGCGCGAGGAGGGCACCCTGAGAGAGATTTCAGAACGCTGGTTCGGTACCGATATCACTCAACCCTGA
- a CDS encoding OmpW/AlkL family protein, whose translation MHKTKLFSAALVAAGSLFATQSALAYGAGDFFVRGGIAKTDVKSDNGSAAGQDLDISDENGFYYGVGYIFHDKLGVELNGTEKFEHDLALENAGGIGSADRMPVNLMLNFYPLGGTDNKVQPYIGAGVNYTRFSGEDTVLNDVQIDDSWGATGQIGVDLAITDNLMLNGFANYADVDADIDLNGNRAGEAEVDPVTIGGGVTLRF comes from the coding sequence ATGCATAAGACCAAGCTTTTCTCCGCCGCTCTTGTCGCCGCCGGTAGCCTGTTCGCTACCCAGTCAGCGCTGGCCTACGGCGCCGGGGACTTCTTCGTCCGCGGCGGCATCGCCAAGACCGACGTCAAATCCGACAATGGTAGCGCCGCGGGCCAAGATCTGGATATTTCTGATGAAAACGGCTTCTACTACGGTGTCGGTTATATCTTCCACGACAAGCTGGGCGTCGAGCTCAACGGTACCGAGAAGTTCGAGCACGATCTGGCACTGGAAAATGCCGGTGGTATCGGCAGCGCGGATCGCATGCCGGTCAACTTGATGCTGAACTTCTATCCGCTGGGCGGCACCGACAACAAGGTTCAGCCTTATATCGGCGCCGGCGTCAACTACACCCGCTTTTCCGGTGAAGATACCGTGCTGAATGACGTGCAGATCGATGACTCCTGGGGCGCCACGGGTCAAATCGGTGTGGATCTGGCCATTACCGACAACCTGATGCTCAACGGTTTTGCCAATTATGCGGATGTGGACGCGGATATCGACCTCAACGGTAATCGTGCCGGCGAGGCCGAGGTCGATCCGGTGACCATCGGTGGAGGCGTGACCTTGCGCTTCTAA
- a CDS encoding DUF3549 family protein, whose amino-acid sequence MRSISTIHDFFMRAGAELNLYHTGRRVAPCPISTLEAFENQQLAWPMPWQGQARLACVFTLGDMPDPIIWFLALPLDEQGYLTPAPRDAFLQRLLETLGHTVEALQSSNATAKDMNQADNLMKDNPLAFTPSLHHRAMLHAQASRDLERSASEHLELVESYLLDGDLQHWQALGLQGLADFVARLDTAQATQLAARLPALPIAVLHPLCYCLEQRVLIEVLTEALRRRGEQAAREGDLETLCACIRSVGASPQDSVSRWYTELLEDANVCGPDVLAALAARGWEHLEDATRLPRFLERAAADERVDFTALVRDLAAIPRLRLPILMLLREAPPASDIKHRLFESCAKDTL is encoded by the coding sequence ATGCGATCGATTTCGACAATCCACGATTTTTTCATGCGCGCCGGCGCCGAGTTGAATCTCTACCACACGGGGCGACGAGTGGCGCCCTGCCCCATCAGTACGCTCGAGGCGTTCGAAAATCAGCAGCTCGCCTGGCCGATGCCCTGGCAAGGCCAGGCGCGGCTGGCCTGTGTCTTTACTCTCGGGGACATGCCGGATCCCATCATCTGGTTTCTGGCCTTGCCTCTGGACGAACAGGGCTATCTGACGCCGGCCCCCCGGGATGCCTTTCTACAGCGCCTGCTGGAAACCCTGGGGCATACCGTCGAAGCCCTTCAATCGAGTAACGCCACGGCGAAGGACATGAACCAGGCGGATAACCTGATGAAAGACAATCCCCTGGCCTTCACCCCCAGCCTTCATCATCGCGCCATGCTGCACGCGCAAGCCAGTCGCGATCTGGAACGCAGCGCCAGCGAGCATCTGGAGCTTGTGGAAAGTTATCTGCTGGACGGCGATCTTCAACATTGGCAAGCCCTGGGACTGCAAGGTCTGGCGGATTTCGTGGCGAGGCTGGATACGGCCCAGGCCACGCAGCTGGCGGCGAGATTACCTGCATTGCCGATCGCCGTATTGCATCCTCTGTGCTATTGCCTGGAACAGAGAGTCTTGATCGAGGTGTTGACCGAAGCGCTGCGTCGACGTGGCGAACAGGCCGCTCGGGAAGGCGATCTCGAAACCCTGTGCGCCTGCATTCGAAGCGTCGGCGCCAGCCCGCAAGACAGCGTGAGTCGGTGGTATACTGAATTGCTCGAGGATGCAAACGTCTGTGGTCCGGACGTACTCGCTGCCCTGGCGGCACGCGGCTGGGAGCATCTGGAAGACGCCACGCGACTGCCCCGCTTTCTCGAACGCGCCGCTGCGGATGAGCGGGTGGATTTCACGGCCCTGGTGCGTGACCTTGCAGCGATCCCACGCCTACGCCTGCCGATATTGATGCTGCTGCGGGAGGCGCCGCCGGCGTCCGATATCAAGCATCGTCTGTTTGAATCTTGCGCCAAGGATACTCTATGA
- a CDS encoding amino acid ABC transporter permease, giving the protein MNVLDVDYMLGLVPILATYLPLTLEMATAGMLFALALACGLAVVRVLAIPGLNALTMLFISFFRGTPLLVQLFLFYYGLPQILGFLTQINGITATILGLTLHFSAYMAESIRAAIIGVDRSQTEAALSIGMTNGQLMRRIVLPQATRVAVPTLMNYFIDMIKATSLAFTLGVTELMGATQKEAAGSFLYFEAFLTVAVFYWVIVELLAWLQRRLEARLSMAYRR; this is encoded by the coding sequence GTGAACGTTCTCGATGTGGATTACATGCTGGGGCTGGTGCCGATACTGGCGACCTATCTGCCTTTGACCCTGGAAATGGCTACCGCGGGCATGCTATTCGCCCTGGCGCTGGCCTGCGGACTTGCCGTGGTGCGGGTACTGGCGATTCCCGGTCTCAATGCGCTGACGATGTTGTTCATTTCCTTCTTCCGCGGCACGCCGCTGCTGGTGCAGCTCTTCCTGTTCTACTACGGTCTGCCGCAGATACTCGGCTTTCTGACCCAGATCAACGGCATCACCGCGACGATTCTGGGCCTGACGCTGCATTTTTCCGCCTACATGGCGGAATCGATCCGTGCCGCCATCATCGGCGTCGATCGCAGCCAGACCGAGGCGGCGCTATCCATCGGCATGACCAATGGCCAACTGATGCGTCGCATCGTGCTGCCTCAGGCCACTCGCGTGGCGGTGCCGACTCTGATGAACTATTTCATCGACATGATCAAGGCCACCTCCCTGGCCTTTACCCTGGGCGTCACGGAGCTGATGGGCGCCACCCAGAAGGAGGCGGCAGGCAGCTTCCTGTATTTCGAGGCCTTTCTGACCGTGGCGGTGTTCTACTGGGTCATCGTCGAGCTGCTGGCCTGGCTGCAGCGTCGTCTGGAAGCGCGTCTCAGCATGGCCTACCGGCGATGA
- the putA gene encoding bifunctional proline dehydrogenase/L-glutamate gamma-semialdehyde dehydrogenase PutA, with protein MLRATDILDSASWKQEPDALLKQISEHYIVDEETFITEQIDFLANDEEDFKRIADKTAELVREVRDMDTAVDSIDELLQQYSLDTHEGLMLMCLAEAMLRVPDKATADALIEDKLGPSDWKRYLGQSESWFVNASTWGLLMTGHVVKMDQPKEGKPAGFINRMVNRMGEPVIRRAMVEAMKVMGRQFVLGRDIDEALKRSRPLFDKGYTYSYDMLGEAARTRDDAKRYFEDYSHAIQQVGSTSQKLSSKTPAPSVSIKLSALHPRYEFGRRSQVLEELVGSVKKLVSMARERSVAITIDAEEVDRLELSLEVFRAVYEDEICRGWGHFGLVVQAYAKRALPTLYYLNRLAELQGDEIPLRLVKGAYWDTEIKEAQQLGVEGYPVYTRKAGTDVSYLVCAAFLLSDNTRGRIFPQFATHNAHTISALLEQANEADRAFEFQRLHGMGEALYDAALKRAPKGTYCRIYAPVGAHKDLLPYLVRRLLENGANSSFVHQLVDPRVPVESLCVHPVETLRQQTPYANPRIPLPTNLYGPQRKNSKGVDLNIASQYQPLMDEMASFMDRQYHVKPLLGVEVAEDKSARQQVICPFDHNQVVGSVQWTTKEQTSQAIDTAWQAFPDWESTPVTERAACLRRLADLLESNMAELMTLCCREGGKLLTDGVDEIREAVDFCRYYALKAEELFGEPTALPGPTGESNHLIMGGKGVFVAISPWNFPVAIFCGQIAAAAVSGNSVLAKPAEQTSLIAHRVVKLMHQAGIPKEVVQLLPGDGPTVGSVLTSDPRITGVAFTGGTDTARAINRALAAREDAALPTLVAETGGLNAMIVDSTALPEQVVVDVIESAFQSAGQRCSALRVLYLQEDVADRIIAILKGAMAELRVGDPRELGTDVGPVIDAEAKENLDAHIETLKKADRLIAQTSLDPTLTSDGTFVAPTAFAIDSISDLKHEQFGPILHIVRYKAEEIDKVIETINATGYGLTFGVHSRNESFAESIAKKIRAGNVYINRNIIGAVVGVQPFGGQGLSGTGPKAGGPHYLLRFATEKTLTINTAALGGNASLLALND; from the coding sequence TACGTGCCACCGACATACTAGATAGCGCCAGTTGGAAGCAGGAGCCCGACGCACTGCTCAAGCAGATCAGCGAGCATTACATCGTCGATGAGGAAACCTTCATCACCGAGCAGATCGATTTCCTGGCCAACGACGAAGAAGACTTCAAGCGTATCGCTGACAAGACCGCGGAACTGGTACGTGAAGTCCGCGACATGGACACCGCCGTCGATTCCATCGATGAGCTGCTTCAGCAATATAGCCTGGATACTCACGAAGGCCTGATGCTGATGTGCCTGGCGGAGGCCATGCTGCGCGTTCCGGACAAGGCTACTGCGGACGCGCTGATCGAGGACAAGCTGGGACCTTCGGACTGGAAGCGCTATCTCGGCCAGAGCGAATCCTGGTTCGTCAATGCCTCGACCTGGGGGCTCTTGATGACCGGACATGTCGTCAAGATGGATCAGCCCAAGGAGGGCAAGCCGGCGGGCTTCATCAATCGCATGGTCAATCGCATGGGCGAGCCGGTGATTCGCCGCGCCATGGTCGAAGCCATGAAGGTCATGGGCCGCCAGTTCGTGCTGGGCCGGGACATCGACGAAGCGCTCAAACGCTCCAGGCCGTTGTTCGACAAGGGCTATACCTATTCGTACGACATGCTGGGCGAGGCCGCTCGTACCCGGGACGACGCCAAGCGCTATTTCGAGGATTATTCCCACGCCATCCAGCAGGTAGGCAGCACCAGTCAGAAGCTTTCCAGCAAGACCCCGGCGCCGTCGGTTTCCATCAAGCTCTCGGCGCTGCATCCGCGCTATGAATTCGGCCGCCGCAGCCAGGTGCTCGAAGAGCTGGTGGGTAGCGTCAAGAAGCTGGTGAGCATGGCTCGGGAGCGCAGCGTCGCCATCACCATCGACGCGGAAGAAGTCGATCGTCTCGAGCTGTCCTTGGAAGTGTTCCGCGCGGTGTATGAAGACGAGATCTGCCGCGGCTGGGGGCATTTCGGGCTGGTGGTACAAGCCTATGCCAAACGCGCCTTGCCTACTCTTTACTACTTGAATCGCCTGGCGGAGCTACAGGGCGACGAGATTCCGCTGCGTCTGGTCAAGGGCGCCTACTGGGATACGGAAATCAAGGAAGCTCAGCAGCTGGGAGTCGAGGGCTATCCGGTCTATACCCGCAAGGCCGGTACGGATGTGTCCTATCTGGTCTGCGCCGCTTTCCTGCTGTCCGACAATACCCGAGGACGCATCTTTCCGCAGTTTGCCACCCACAACGCCCACACTATCAGCGCCCTGCTGGAACAGGCCAACGAAGCGGATCGCGCCTTCGAATTCCAGCGCCTGCACGGCATGGGCGAAGCGCTTTACGACGCGGCGCTCAAGCGCGCGCCCAAGGGCACCTACTGCCGAATCTATGCCCCGGTAGGCGCCCACAAGGATCTGCTGCCCTACCTGGTGCGTCGTCTGCTGGAAAACGGCGCCAACTCCTCCTTCGTGCATCAGTTGGTCGATCCTCGGGTGCCGGTGGAGTCCCTCTGCGTGCATCCGGTGGAAACCCTGCGTCAGCAAACCCCCTACGCCAACCCGCGTATTCCGCTGCCGACGAATCTCTACGGACCCCAGCGCAAGAACTCGAAAGGGGTCGATCTCAATATTGCCAGCCAGTATCAGCCGCTGATGGATGAGATGGCCTCCTTCATGGACCGCCAGTATCACGTCAAGCCATTATTGGGGGTCGAAGTCGCCGAGGATAAAAGCGCTCGACAGCAGGTGATCTGCCCCTTCGACCACAACCAGGTGGTGGGAAGCGTGCAGTGGACGACCAAGGAACAGACCAGCCAGGCCATCGATACCGCCTGGCAGGCGTTTCCGGACTGGGAAAGCACCCCGGTCACCGAACGCGCCGCCTGCCTGCGACGGCTGGCGGACCTGCTCGAAAGCAACATGGCGGAGTTGATGACCCTGTGCTGCCGGGAAGGCGGCAAGCTGCTGACAGACGGGGTCGACGAGATCCGCGAGGCGGTGGATTTCTGTCGCTACTACGCGCTGAAGGCGGAGGAACTGTTCGGCGAGCCGACTGCCCTGCCCGGCCCTACCGGCGAATCCAACCATCTGATCATGGGCGGCAAAGGCGTGTTCGTCGCCATCAGCCCCTGGAATTTCCCGGTAGCCATCTTCTGCGGACAGATCGCTGCGGCGGCGGTATCCGGCAACAGCGTACTTGCCAAACCCGCAGAGCAGACCTCGCTGATCGCTCATCGCGTGGTCAAACTGATGCATCAGGCAGGCATTCCCAAGGAGGTTGTGCAGTTGCTTCCCGGCGACGGTCCTACCGTGGGTAGCGTACTGACGTCGGACCCGCGCATTACCGGCGTCGCCTTTACCGGCGGCACGGATACCGCCCGGGCCATCAACCGCGCCCTTGCCGCTCGAGAAGACGCCGCCTTGCCTACCCTGGTGGCGGAAACCGGCGGCCTCAACGCGATGATCGTCGACTCCACCGCGCTGCCGGAACAGGTGGTGGTGGATGTCATCGAATCCGCCTTCCAGAGCGCGGGGCAGCGCTGCAGCGCGCTACGGGTGCTGTATCTTCAGGAAGATGTGGCGGATCGGATCATCGCCATTCTCAAGGGCGCCATGGCGGAACTGCGAGTCGGTGATCCTCGGGAACTGGGTACCGACGTGGGACCTGTCATCGATGCGGAAGCCAAGGAAAATCTCGACGCGCATATCGAAACGCTGAAAAAGGCCGATCGGCTGATCGCCCAGACGTCACTCGACCCGACCCTGACAAGCGACGGTACCTTCGTTGCTCCCACCGCCTTTGCGATCGACAGTATCAGCGATCTCAAGCACGAGCAGTTCGGCCCCATACTGCATATCGTGCGCTACAAGGCAGAAGAGATCGACAAGGTCATCGAGACCATCAACGCCACGGGTTATGGCCTGACCTTCGGGGTTCACAGCCGCAACGAATCCTTCGCGGAGAGTATCGCGAAAAAGATTCGCGCCGGGAACGTCTATATCAATCGCAATATCATCGGCGCGGTGGTAGGCGTACAGCCTTTCGGCGGTCAGGGACTTTCCGGTACCGGGCCCAAGGCGGGCGGGCCGCACTATCTGCTGCGTTTCGCCACGGAAAAGACGCTGACGATCAATACCGCCGCCCTTGGAGGCAACGCTTCGCTGCTGGCCCTGAACGACTGA
- a CDS encoding YqcC family protein — protein MSVHQTLDASLRRLEAAMKAADLWRVREPEAQAFESRQPFCIDTMELPQWLRFVFIPRLDALIDAKAPLPSRCDVAPAAHVYLKQIHAKPSQFLLVVRAIEEVDRTITQAD, from the coding sequence ATGAGTGTTCATCAAACCCTGGATGCGTCACTGCGCCGTCTGGAGGCGGCCATGAAGGCGGCGGATCTGTGGCGAGTACGAGAGCCCGAGGCCCAGGCATTCGAGAGTCGGCAGCCCTTTTGCATCGATACCATGGAGCTGCCTCAATGGCTGCGATTCGTGTTCATCCCGCGCCTGGATGCCTTGATAGATGCAAAAGCACCCCTTCCCTCTCGGTGCGATGTTGCCCCCGCCGCCCATGTCTATCTCAAGCAGATCCATGCCAAGCCCAGTCAGTTTCTGCTGGTGGTCAGAGCCATTGAAGAGGTGGACCGTACCATCACGCAAGCCGATTAG